One window of Cohnella hashimotonis genomic DNA carries:
- a CDS encoding carbohydrate ABC transporter permease — translation MLLHRTTGERIVDAFLYVLLAIAAISTVYPFLYLLIISLNETTDALKGGLYLLPRKFTLENYAYVFENGKLARAALNSVLRTVIHTVITVFCCGMLAYVLSRREFVFRKLFSFILIITMYVSGGLIPTYLLMKSLGLMNTFLVYIVPGIVSAFYVFVMRTFFEQLPDGLVESAHIDGANDFRVYTQIILWISLPVVATVALYAAVGAWNSWFDNYLYNSRNEKLAVLQYELQKMIQTVETSNSEGGDGVGRRIISPLTIKATLTILVTVPILLVYPFLQKYFVQGMTLGAMKD, via the coding sequence ATGCTTCTGCACCGGACTACGGGCGAACGAATCGTCGATGCCTTTCTCTACGTGCTGCTCGCGATAGCCGCCATATCGACCGTGTATCCCTTCCTTTACTTGCTTATCATTTCGCTTAACGAGACGACGGATGCCTTGAAAGGCGGCCTGTATCTGCTGCCCCGGAAGTTTACGCTCGAGAATTACGCTTATGTCTTCGAGAACGGCAAGCTTGCCCGGGCGGCGCTCAATTCCGTGCTGCGTACGGTGATTCATACGGTAATAACCGTCTTTTGCTGCGGCATGCTCGCATACGTGCTCAGCCGGCGAGAGTTTGTATTCCGCAAACTGTTCAGCTTCATCCTCATCATCACCATGTACGTCAGCGGGGGGTTGATTCCTACCTATCTGCTGATGAAGAGCTTGGGATTGATGAACACCTTTCTCGTTTATATCGTTCCAGGCATCGTGAGCGCTTTTTACGTCTTCGTCATGAGAACGTTTTTCGAGCAGCTGCCCGACGGACTCGTCGAGTCGGCGCATATCGACGGCGCGAACGATTTTCGGGTTTATACGCAGATCATCTTGTGGATCAGTCTTCCTGTCGTAGCGACGGTCGCGCTCTATGCCGCCGTCGGCGCATGGAATTCGTGGTTCGACAACTACCTGTACAACAGCCGCAACGAGAAGCTCGCCGTCCTCCAATACGAGCTGCAGAAGATGATTCAGACCGTCGAAACCAGTAATTCGGAAGGCGGAGACGGCGTGGGGCGACGAATTATATCGCCGCTTACCATCAAAGCGACGTTAACGATTCTCGTTACCGTGCCGATCCTGCTCGTCTATCCGTTCCTGCAAAAATATTTCGTTCAAGGCATGACGCTTGGGGCTATGAAGGACTGA
- a CDS encoding family 78 glycoside hydrolase catalytic domain: METTKTWRARWIQDADFGGLAPLNLLHKELEPVDLPEHPAELLNRHMLVRRVFTLGADERAGKRMWLDISADDYFKLYLNGAFVAQGPAQGYAFHYPYLRLDVTQWLRPGDNLIAVHVYYQGLINRAYNSGDLRQGMIAELFADDRLLLASDDTWKYTVARQFGDGSAETVGYLTQYLEHIDSRLEERGWRELAYDDGAWKACHPAEDDDHLLALQSTPPLAVYRRTPASVTNPEPGRYVIDFGTELTGQFVMEARGAPGERLEIRCGEEMDDTGEHVRYDMRCSCKYREWWTLSGGLDVLEPFEYKAFRYVEVIGSPEAIRVDSFAAIVRHYPFDGNACRFEVSDEMLRQVWTICRNGLVYGTQEQYVDCPSREKGQYLGDNTVIMHAHMYATGDLRMVKKALSDFALAAQHICPGGMAVAPGSFMQEIADFSFQWPMQLLEYYRHSGDADFLREMEPVASAMVGYFDRYRSAGGLLEHVVDKWNVVDWPDGLRDGYDFPLSRPVGPGCHNVVNAFYYGACRALADIREALGVDADGLKAAMALFRDAFVGAFYDAGNRRFVDAIGSKHASLHANALPLLFGLVPDDGASSVVSWLKSRNMNCGVYFSYFLLKALAAAGETDYVYARLTAEDARSWGNMVKEGATTCFEAWGKDQKWNTSLCHPWASAPIPLFIEEIIGLKPGAPGWTAVRLAPRIPESLERFDFACRVRTGTIRIVYADGELAIEAPEGVPVVRA, from the coding sequence TTGGAGACGACCAAGACGTGGCGGGCGAGATGGATTCAGGATGCCGACTTCGGCGGTTTGGCGCCGCTGAACTTGCTGCATAAGGAGCTCGAGCCGGTCGATCTGCCGGAGCATCCGGCAGAACTGCTTAATCGGCATATGCTGGTTCGCCGGGTCTTTACGCTCGGGGCGGATGAGCGCGCGGGCAAACGGATGTGGCTCGATATTTCGGCGGACGATTATTTCAAGCTGTACCTGAACGGCGCGTTCGTCGCGCAGGGCCCCGCGCAAGGGTACGCGTTCCATTACCCGTACTTGCGCCTGGACGTCACGCAGTGGCTGCGTCCAGGCGACAATTTGATCGCCGTGCACGTGTATTATCAGGGCTTAATCAATCGCGCGTACAACAGCGGAGACTTGCGGCAGGGCATGATCGCCGAGCTGTTCGCGGACGACCGGCTGCTGCTCGCGAGCGACGATACCTGGAAATATACCGTAGCACGGCAATTCGGCGACGGGTCCGCGGAGACGGTCGGTTACCTGACGCAGTATCTGGAGCATATCGACAGCCGGCTGGAAGAGCGAGGCTGGCGGGAGCTCGCATACGACGACGGCGCCTGGAAGGCGTGCCATCCAGCGGAGGACGATGACCATCTCCTCGCGTTGCAATCGACGCCCCCGCTCGCCGTGTATCGGCGTACGCCCGCGTCGGTGACCAACCCGGAGCCCGGGCGCTACGTGATCGATTTCGGCACGGAGCTGACCGGTCAGTTCGTCATGGAAGCGCGCGGCGCGCCCGGCGAGCGACTGGAGATCCGCTGCGGGGAGGAAATGGACGATACCGGCGAGCATGTCCGATACGACATGCGCTGCAGCTGCAAGTACCGCGAATGGTGGACACTGTCGGGCGGGCTTGACGTACTGGAGCCGTTCGAATACAAGGCGTTCCGCTATGTCGAAGTGATCGGCTCGCCGGAAGCGATTCGGGTCGACTCGTTCGCGGCAATCGTGCGCCACTATCCGTTCGACGGCAACGCTTGCCGGTTTGAAGTGTCGGACGAGATGCTGCGTCAGGTGTGGACGATCTGCCGCAACGGCCTCGTCTACGGCACGCAGGAGCAGTACGTCGATTGCCCGAGCCGCGAGAAAGGCCAATACCTGGGCGACAACACGGTCATTATGCACGCCCATATGTACGCGACGGGCGATTTGCGGATGGTCAAGAAGGCGCTCTCCGATTTTGCGCTCGCCGCGCAGCACATTTGTCCGGGCGGCATGGCGGTGGCGCCGGGCAGCTTCATGCAGGAGATCGCCGATTTTTCTTTTCAGTGGCCGATGCAGCTGCTCGAATATTACCGTCATAGCGGAGACGCGGATTTTCTGCGCGAGATGGAGCCTGTCGCAAGCGCGATGGTCGGGTATTTCGACCGCTATCGTTCGGCTGGCGGGTTGCTTGAGCATGTCGTCGACAAGTGGAACGTCGTCGATTGGCCGGACGGACTTCGCGATGGCTACGACTTCCCGCTGTCGCGCCCGGTCGGTCCCGGCTGTCACAACGTGGTCAACGCTTTTTACTACGGTGCTTGCAGGGCGCTTGCCGATATCCGCGAAGCGCTGGGGGTGGACGCGGACGGGCTGAAGGCCGCCATGGCGCTGTTTCGGGACGCGTTCGTCGGGGCGTTTTACGACGCAGGCAACCGGCGATTCGTCGACGCGATCGGCTCGAAGCACGCCTCCTTGCATGCGAATGCGCTTCCGCTGCTGTTCGGGCTCGTGCCGGACGACGGGGCGTCGTCCGTCGTTTCCTGGCTCAAGAGCAGGAATATGAACTGCGGCGTTTATTTTTCCTATTTCCTGCTCAAGGCGCTGGCTGCGGCGGGGGAGACGGATTACGTCTACGCCAGGCTGACGGCCGAGGACGCGCGCTCCTGGGGGAACATGGTGAAGGAAGGCGCGACCACTTGCTTCGAGGCGTGGGGCAAGGATCAGAAGTGGAACACCAGCCTGTGCCATCCGTGGGCCAGCGCGCCGATCCCGCTTTTTATAGAAGAGATCATCGGACTGAAGCCCGGCGCGCCGGGGTGGACGGCCGTCAGGCTGGCGCCGCGCATCCCGGAGTCGCTGGAGCGCTTCGACTTCGCGTGCCGCGTGCGCACGGGGACGATCCGCATCGTATACGCGGATGGGGAGCTTGCGATCGAGGCGCCGGAAGGCGTGCCGGTCGTCCGCGCATAA